CTCAGGCGTTGGCGTCGCGCCCCGCGTCGGTGTCCGTGCCGCCGGCGGTGCCGTCGCCGTCCGTGTCGTCCCTGCGGTACCCGCGCAGCAGGAACCAGGCGGCGAGCGCGCAGCCCACCATCGAGACGAGCAGCACGATCCGGAGCGTGTCGCCCGGCCCCTGCTGTGCGGCGGTCGCGAGCAGTTCGGCCGCGGCGTCGGCGGTGTCCGGCATGTCGGTCGTGTCCTTCGGTCGTCCTCGGTGCCCCAGTTATCCACAGGGCCCCGGCACACGGTAGCGCCACCGCCTACGCTGGGGGCAGTCAGGGGGACGAGCACCGACTCGTACGAACAGGGGGCATCCATGACCGAGAACGACCAGGGGAACGTGCCGAGCAGGCAGCGGAAGCGGTTCCCCGGCATCTCCTCGCGGGCCTATGAGCACCCGGCCGACCGCTCGGCCCTTGTGGCGCTGCGGAAGCTCAGCGGCTTCGACACGGCCTTCAAGGCGCTCAGCGGGCTGCTGCCGGAGCGCAGCCTTCGGCTCCTCTACCTCTCGGACTCCGTCCGGGTGAGCGACGCGCAGTTCAGCCACCTCAACGACATGCTGAGGGACGCCTGTTACATCCTGGACCTGGAGAAGGTCCCGCCGATGTACGTCACCCAGGACCCGAAGCCCAACGCGATGTGCATCGGTCTGGACGAGCCGATCATCGTGGTTACCACCGGTCTGGTGGAGCTCCTCGACGAGGAGGAGATGCGGGCGGTCGTCGGCCACGAGGTCGGGCACGCGCTCTCCGGGCACGCCGTGTACCGCACGGTGCTGCTGTTCCTCACCAACCTCGCGCTGAAGATCGCGTGGATCCCGCTGGGGACGGTGGCGATCACGGCCATCGTGACCGCGCTGCGCGAGTGGTTCCGCAAGTCGGAGCTCTCCGCCGACCGGGCCGGCCTCCTCGTCGGCCAGGACGTACGGGCCTCGATGCGCGGTCTGATGAAGATCGCCGGCGGCAACCACCTGCACGAGATGAACGTGGACGCGTTCCTCGCCCAGGCCGACGAGTACGAGAAGTCCGGGGACCTGCGGGACTCGGTCCTGAAGATCCT
This is a stretch of genomic DNA from Streptomyces sp. R44. It encodes these proteins:
- a CDS encoding M48 family metallopeptidase, with protein sequence MTENDQGNVPSRQRKRFPGISSRAYEHPADRSALVALRKLSGFDTAFKALSGLLPERSLRLLYLSDSVRVSDAQFSHLNDMLRDACYILDLEKVPPMYVTQDPKPNAMCIGLDEPIIVVTTGLVELLDEEEMRAVVGHEVGHALSGHAVYRTVLLFLTNLALKIAWIPLGTVAITAIVTALREWFRKSELSADRAGLLVGQDVRASMRGLMKIAGGNHLHEMNVDAFLAQADEYEKSGDLRDSVLKILNVLPRSHPFTTVRAAELRKWSETRDFQRIMDGHYPKRTEDKDTSVTDSFRESAGHYADTVRTSKDPLLKLVGDIAGGAGDLAGDLGGRLRNRFGGQGGQKADGGVKTDGGPAGDGKDSGDGAGKPAGDGTGDGQSEG